A region from the Nitrososphaera sp. genome encodes:
- a CDS encoding DUF47 family protein produces MKQGGFLSWLRSNDNEIIASIERQGEILIKSVNALVEIMTDFNKIDQYRAEIENLEHEGDRITHNLHTIMNKSFVTPLDKEDISALTGQIDQVIDYVDRLTGSIVLFDINRPTEYMTELAKMLLSSSQEIFYLTKKLHGFKKADDILIHCRNISDYEHQADVIYRTAIGYLFRTNDAIQIIKLKEIYEILEGAHDRCADVADIFEDIALKYG; encoded by the coding sequence ATGAAGCAAGGCGGCTTTCTCTCATGGCTTCGCTCCAACGACAATGAAATAATCGCCTCTATCGAAAGGCAAGGCGAGATTCTGATAAAGTCTGTAAACGCTCTAGTTGAGATAATGACGGATTTTAACAAAATCGACCAATACCGAGCTGAAATCGAAAACCTGGAACATGAGGGTGACAGAATAACTCACAACCTTCACACCATAATGAACAAGAGCTTTGTGACGCCACTCGACAAGGAAGACATCTCTGCGCTCACCGGCCAGATAGACCAAGTCATAGATTATGTTGATAGGCTTACTGGTAGCATCGTTCTTTTTGATATCAACAGGCCAACCGAGTACATGACAGAACTTGCCAAAATGCTATTGTCGTCGTCACAAGAAATATTCTACCTTACAAAGAAGCTGCATGGCTTCAAAAAGGCAGACGACATCCTTATTCATTGCCGCAACATCAGCGATTATGAACACCAGGCAGACGTGATTTACAGAACTGCGATTGGCTATCTCTTTCGCACAAATGATGCAATTCAAATAATAAAGCTGAAGGAGATTTATGAAATTCTTGAGGGCGCACATGACAGATGTGCGGACGTCGCAGACATTTTTGAAGACATTGCACTAAAGTATGGATAG
- a CDS encoding response regulator — protein MPKRRTTQPKKSADHLMDKARAETSTKPVILIADTSPYILDLLAGTFQLNNFTVYTATSAEECLSLYSGLKDAIDVVLMDGAIAGDQGVDVILNIRRLKRDQKIMVVVEEENIKAMAMRVGADVAVMKPISADVVLHHVNDMLLKTESFMDRKKAKFHRRNH, from the coding sequence GTGCCCAAACGCAGGACGACGCAACCAAAAAAGTCGGCTGATCACTTGATGGACAAAGCCCGAGCAGAAACCAGTACCAAGCCGGTCATACTCATTGCAGATACGTCGCCTTACATCCTTGACTTGCTCGCAGGCACGTTTCAGCTCAATAACTTTACTGTCTATACCGCAACGTCAGCCGAAGAATGCCTGTCACTCTACAGTGGCCTTAAGGACGCAATTGACGTTGTTTTAATGGATGGGGCAATAGCTGGAGACCAAGGAGTGGACGTGATTCTGAATATCAGGAGGCTCAAGCGCGACCAAAAGATAATGGTAGTTGTGGAAGAAGAGAATATCAAAGCAATGGCAATGAGAGTTGGCGCAGACGTTGCTGTAATGAAGCCAATTTCAGCGGACGTTGTATTGCACCATGTCAATGATATGCTGCTCAAGACTGAATCATTCATGGACAGAAAGAAGGCAAAGTTTCATCGCCGCAATCACTGA
- a CDS encoding pirin-like C-terminal cupin domain-containing protein, which translates to MPGRFGSEGKLVSAGQIGHLSRAGSDAPTRLSVTANEPMRFLLWTGRPLRQPVVAHGPFVMNTQSQIAEAFADYNNGLFGPIPA; encoded by the coding sequence ATGCCGGGGCGGTTTGGCTCAGAGGGCAAACTGGTAAGCGCAGGTCAAATAGGCCATCTCAGCCGCGCCGGCAGTGATGCGCCTACGCGCCTCAGCGTAACTGCGAATGAGCCAATGCGCTTTCTGCTATGGACGGGCAGGCCGTTGCGGCAGCCGGTAGTAGCTCACGGCCCGTTTGTCATGAATACACAAAGCCAGATTGCCGAGGCCTTTGCGGATTACAATAACGGGTTGTTCGGCCCGATACCTGCCTAA
- a CDS encoding methionine-R-sulfoxide reductase translates to MVSNRHMSYNKLTPEEERVIVHKGTEPPFTGEYDNFYKKGTYVCRRCNTPLFSSKAKFDAGCGWPAFDDSFPGAVRRLPDPDGERTEIECAKCGAHLGHEFVGEMLTAKNTRECVNSLSIRFVPDKP, encoded by the coding sequence ATGGTCTCAAATAGGCACATGAGCTACAACAAGCTGACTCCAGAAGAAGAGCGAGTCATTGTCCACAAGGGGACCGAGCCTCCTTTTACCGGCGAGTACGATAATTTCTATAAAAAGGGGACCTACGTCTGCAGAAGATGCAACACTCCACTATTTTCCTCAAAGGCCAAGTTTGACGCCGGCTGCGGCTGGCCTGCATTTGATGACAGCTTTCCCGGCGCAGTCAGGCGTCTTCCGGACCCGGACGGCGAGAGGACGGAAATCGAGTGTGCAAAATGCGGCGCCCACCTCGGCCACGAGTTTGTCGGAGAGATGCTCACAGCCAAGAACACCCGCGAGTGCGTGAACTCGCTTTCAATAAGGTTCGTGCCTGACAAGCCATGA
- a CDS encoding winged helix-turn-helix domain-containing protein produces the protein MSTPEERDSNKIIKDILNAAVKEVGRLELMHAVTLSYARTAEYIQSLVLDGLLECRRGGAIYKTTAKGLLWLDSLV, from the coding sequence TTGTCAACGCCTGAGGAAAGAGACAGCAATAAAATAATCAAGGACATTCTAAATGCCGCTGTCAAAGAGGTGGGCAGGCTCGAGCTTATGCACGCAGTTACTCTTTCATATGCTCGCACGGCAGAATACATCCAGTCACTTGTACTAGACGGCCTTTTGGAATGCAGGAGAGGTGGAGCAATCTACAAGACTACTGCCAAAGGATTGCTGTGGCTTGACAGTCTTGTTTGA
- a CDS encoding inorganic phosphate transporter produces MIGAGDAGSLVVFGAIAAALFFDFVNGFHDAANSIATVVGTRVLRPLHAVSIAAVANFAGPFVFGTAVAATVGKGIIQPEFSTVEVIVTGLSGAIAWDLITWWVGLPASSSHALIGGLVGSALLAGGIHAIVSDGIQKTLTFMVISPAMGFAIAAAFGIVVMLAFKRSSSSKVNRIFGRLQVFSSSFFSLTHGANDGQKTMGVITALLIAGGMLDGKSFHVPILVIIGSAVAMAFGTFFGGWRIVKTMAFRLTNLQPFQGFCAETGGGAILTSMAWLGIPVSTTHAISGAIMGVGSTKRLSAVRWGLGRRIIYAWIITIPASAAIAAGISLLVNLIAGAPSHSR; encoded by the coding sequence TTGATAGGTGCCGGTGATGCAGGCTCGCTTGTGGTTTTTGGCGCTATTGCGGCAGCTCTGTTTTTCGACTTTGTGAATGGCTTCCATGATGCAGCTAATTCAATTGCCACCGTCGTTGGCACACGTGTTTTGAGGCCGTTGCATGCCGTTTCAATTGCAGCAGTTGCAAACTTTGCAGGCCCATTTGTCTTCGGTACCGCAGTGGCTGCAACTGTCGGAAAGGGAATAATCCAGCCCGAGTTTTCAACAGTTGAGGTAATCGTAACAGGTTTATCGGGTGCAATAGCATGGGACCTGATAACCTGGTGGGTGGGATTGCCTGCCTCTAGCAGCCATGCTCTAATTGGAGGTCTTGTTGGCTCGGCCTTACTTGCGGGTGGCATCCATGCAATCGTAAGTGATGGCATTCAAAAGACACTAACATTCATGGTTATATCCCCCGCAATGGGGTTTGCAATTGCCGCGGCATTTGGCATCGTTGTCATGCTTGCCTTCAAACGGTCAAGCTCTTCAAAGGTTAACAGAATCTTTGGCAGGCTTCAAGTCTTCTCATCCTCGTTTTTCTCACTGACACATGGGGCAAATGATGGTCAGAAAACTATGGGCGTGATTACTGCTCTCCTCATAGCAGGAGGCATGCTGGATGGCAAGTCATTTCATGTACCAATACTTGTCATAATCGGTTCTGCGGTCGCCATGGCATTTGGGACTTTCTTTGGAGGGTGGCGGATTGTAAAGACCATGGCATTTCGTCTCACTAACCTGCAGCCCTTTCAGGGATTTTGTGCCGAGACTGGCGGAGGTGCCATACTAACATCTATGGCGTGGCTTGGCATCCCCGTAAGCACGACTCATGCTATTTCTGGCGCCATTATGGGCGTAGGATCCACAAAGAGATTGTCTGCTGTAAGGTGGGGTCTGGGAAGAAGGATCATTTATGCTTGGATTATTACTATACCTGCAAGCGCTGCAATAGCAGCAGGCATTTCCTTACTGGTAAATCTTATTGCAGGTGCTCCGAGTCACTCACGCTAG
- a CDS encoding response regulator → MIVDDEKDIAWLFARGLQKRGFEVELYNDPAIALSKFKPNHYAMLVLDVKMPGMSGFELLSKIKEKDPQQKACFASGYEVHDEVQMDLLPDLDPDSIMKKPVTIAELEQRIRQELE, encoded by the coding sequence ATGATAGTAGACGACGAAAAAGACATTGCCTGGCTATTTGCCCGAGGACTACAAAAGCGCGGCTTTGAAGTCGAACTTTACAATGACCCAGCTATTGCCCTTTCCAAGTTCAAGCCAAACCACTATGCCATGCTCGTGCTTGACGTAAAGATGCCAGGGATGTCCGGCTTTGAACTGCTCTCAAAGATAAAAGAAAAAGACCCCCAGCAAAAGGCATGCTTTGCTTCTGGCTATGAAGTTCATGACGAGGTCCAAATGGATCTATTGCCTGACCTTGACCCAGACTCGATAATGAAAAAGCCGGTGACAATTGCAGAGCTCGAACAGCGGATTAGACAAGAATTAGAATAA
- a CDS encoding DUF6293 family protein yields the protein MSSNLRVHLSPVGFDPAERVTEALVNHRADRVYLVSRSKEDSALDTMRQVRKILEKHQHIEVRDAYVNIWDLFSCLEKFREIFEAEKENHLYVNVSTGSKITSIAGMIACMLWGGTPYYANLNYDEGGASVKSERRKVTRIEFLPVYQITMPSPESLKVLQVIDDKAGTISKKELIEALQEIKIIPVYAPSQPRSAPHSRLRAILEPLESHWKFVKVESRGRKSVVTLTEQGKSALRIFGSGKFR from the coding sequence TTGAGCAGTAACCTTCGTGTGCACCTCTCACCGGTAGGCTTTGATCCTGCAGAGAGAGTAACAGAGGCTCTAGTCAACCATAGGGCTGACAGGGTCTACCTGGTCTCCAGGAGCAAGGAGGACAGCGCTCTGGACACCATGAGGCAGGTAAGAAAGATTCTGGAAAAGCACCAGCACATCGAGGTCCGAGATGCATACGTGAACATCTGGGACCTGTTCAGCTGCCTGGAGAAATTCAGGGAGATCTTTGAAGCAGAAAAGGAAAACCACCTCTATGTCAACGTCTCGACCGGCAGCAAAATCACGTCAATCGCGGGCATGATAGCCTGCATGCTCTGGGGCGGCACGCCCTACTATGCCAACCTGAATTATGACGAAGGCGGCGCCTCGGTAAAATCCGAAAGGCGAAAGGTTACCAGGATAGAGTTCCTTCCAGTGTATCAGATAACCATGCCAAGCCCGGAATCGCTAAAGGTCCTTCAGGTTATAGACGATAAAGCCGGCACGATAAGCAAGAAGGAGCTCATTGAAGCACTGCAGGAAATAAAGATAATTCCCGTTTATGCGCCGTCGCAGCCCAGAAGCGCACCCCACAGCAGGCTTCGGGCAATACTTGAGCCACTTGAGAGCCACTGGAAGTTTGTCAAGGTTGAGTCGAGAGGGAGAAAGAGTGTTGTGACACTTACCGAGCAGGGCAAGAGCGCGCTGCGTATTTTCGGCTCAGGCAAGTTCAGGTAA
- a CDS encoding DUF2252 family protein, which produces MHFDSDGACRSDYNLRSIVQSTLEYEEFLRRSILLVEDDLTLKHIRMRESKFLFFRATYYRWAELFPKLFPKLMDVPRLACVGDVHVENFGTFRNSKGLLEWGINDFDEVDSLPYLNDLLRLSASAIIAISEDKLAITPIKACQAILDGYLRRIRRGSIKPFVLKKRKEPFMTKLARRSFDDPESFWRNMRSLPYAGPKVLPAARARLLKTIVSKASRDGFVLHRRVAGMGSLGHLRFVAIYQGQKKDDSREEPGYCAQELKELGPPATCWQEGRKWDRKVLQRTLEMTDDASRQIAEGWLVRRIAPDCVKLELTMLPAIRKKSLLLCSMGAELGNVHLRANSSRGHLGAIADDLGSRDSEWLYSACKTVVQEITTDWQSFRDKFKA; this is translated from the coding sequence ATGCACTTTGACAGTGACGGTGCCTGCAGGAGTGACTACAACCTGAGAAGCATCGTCCAGTCAACCTTGGAATATGAAGAATTCCTGAGGAGAAGTATCCTGCTGGTTGAAGACGACTTGACGCTCAAACACATCAGAATGCGGGAGAGCAAATTTTTGTTCTTCCGGGCAACATATTACCGCTGGGCAGAGCTTTTTCCAAAGCTATTTCCAAAATTAATGGATGTCCCACGCCTGGCCTGCGTAGGAGACGTGCACGTCGAGAATTTCGGAACATTCCGCAACTCAAAAGGACTCTTGGAGTGGGGCATTAACGACTTTGACGAGGTCGATTCCCTTCCATACCTGAATGACCTTCTCCGGCTTTCTGCCAGCGCCATCATTGCAATCAGCGAAGACAAGCTTGCAATCACTCCCATCAAAGCCTGCCAGGCGATTCTGGACGGATACCTGCGACGCATCCGGCGAGGGTCAATCAAACCGTTTGTGCTCAAAAAGCGAAAGGAACCTTTTATGACAAAATTAGCCAGGCGTTCATTCGACGATCCGGAAAGCTTTTGGCGGAACATGCGCAGCCTGCCTTATGCCGGCCCCAAGGTGCTTCCGGCAGCCCGTGCCAGGCTCCTCAAAACGATTGTTTCTAAAGCAAGCCGTGATGGATTTGTGCTTCACAGGCGGGTGGCCGGAATGGGAAGCCTGGGCCATCTGAGGTTTGTCGCAATTTATCAGGGCCAAAAGAAGGACGATTCTAGAGAAGAGCCGGGGTACTGTGCCCAGGAACTCAAGGAACTTGGGCCGCCGGCAACTTGCTGGCAGGAGGGGAGAAAGTGGGACAGGAAGGTTTTGCAGCGTACTCTTGAAATGACAGACGACGCGTCGCGCCAGATTGCAGAAGGATGGCTTGTCAGGCGCATTGCGCCGGACTGCGTGAAACTAGAACTGACAATGCTGCCTGCCATAAGAAAGAAATCGCTTTTGTTGTGCTCGATGGGTGCTGAGCTGGGCAACGTTCACCTCCGGGCCAATTCTTCCCGCGGCCATCTTGGTGCCATTGCCGATGATTTGGGTTCGCGTGACAGTGAGTGGCTTTACAGCGCCTGCAAGACAGTGGTTCAAGAAATAACCACCGACTGGCAATCCTTCAGAGACAAGTTCAAGGCCTGA
- a CDS encoding glutamate-cysteine ligase family protein has protein sequence MQARTLIKKQAHELKSKVKLHAGKYDENFRIGVEVEICLLDDKAQPVNAAPLIESLSAKGHSVDFEYGESQLEFRTEPVSMRDIETLNLQLEDFVGDLDRALKKINGHVIPAFLGANPSPFILQGLVADKPRYRRLARWQSDFPDVEVEGYKFPALQVATAIQGFHLHLQGRDPNYSAQMFNHILNLIPSAILLGANSRLFAGHVFSLHEPRLFMYDQSEQQNSGFPHVPRYLSGVEDYINYITSHKPVIAKNYFDLEKERHDDVRIRMNSGSYRVETRVMSVQPTPRAMMAIIEFFIGYLHMAIHAGHKLRPLWMLREERQEVVRAGFGADKHLSLIRTINGQLAFARKGLKDLGINPAFLEILETRVGSRSSPSDYVARKWKSCYDGNFAKAVVEVVSHVWERTRHNRAIY, from the coding sequence TTGCAAGCTCGTACCTTAATAAAAAAACAAGCGCATGAGCTCAAATCAAAGGTCAAGCTACATGCAGGCAAATACGACGAAAATTTTCGTATTGGTGTAGAGGTTGAAATTTGTCTTTTAGACGATAAAGCCCAGCCTGTCAATGCCGCACCTCTTATCGAATCATTATCCGCAAAAGGCCATTCGGTTGACTTTGAATACGGAGAATCACAGCTTGAGTTCAGAACTGAGCCAGTTTCAATGAGAGATATTGAAACGCTCAATCTGCAGCTTGAAGACTTTGTTGGAGACCTCGACAGGGCGCTTAAGAAGATAAACGGGCATGTAATACCTGCATTTCTTGGAGCAAACCCATCTCCGTTCATATTGCAAGGATTAGTTGCTGACAAGCCAAGATACCGCCGGCTCGCTCGTTGGCAGAGTGATTTTCCTGATGTTGAGGTAGAGGGATACAAGTTTCCAGCCCTTCAGGTTGCAACCGCAATCCAAGGGTTTCATTTGCACTTGCAGGGCAGAGATCCAAATTATTCTGCCCAGATGTTCAACCACATTCTCAACCTAATCCCATCTGCTATCTTGCTTGGTGCTAATAGTCGTCTGTTTGCAGGCCATGTTTTTTCACTGCATGAGCCAAGGCTCTTCATGTATGACCAATCAGAACAACAAAACTCGGGCTTTCCACACGTACCCCGCTACCTCTCCGGAGTCGAAGATTACATAAACTACATTACGTCGCACAAGCCCGTAATCGCCAAGAATTACTTTGACTTGGAAAAAGAGCGACACGATGATGTAAGGATAAGGATGAACTCCGGCTCGTATCGTGTAGAAACACGTGTGATGTCAGTGCAACCCACGCCAAGAGCAATGATGGCAATAATAGAATTCTTTATTGGATACTTGCACATGGCAATTCATGCAGGTCACAAGCTGCGTCCACTCTGGATGCTCAGAGAAGAGCGACAGGAGGTTGTACGAGCAGGGTTTGGCGCTGATAAGCACCTAAGTCTCATTCGCACTATAAACGGACAGCTGGCGTTTGCGCGTAAGGGGCTAAAAGACTTGGGAATTAATCCTGCCTTTTTGGAGATACTCGAGACCAGGGTTGGAAGCAGGTCGAGCCCCAGTGACTACGTTGCGCGCAAATGGAAGTCTTGCTACGATGGCAACTTTGCAAAAGCAGTCGTAGAAGTAGTCTCTCATGTCTGGGAAAGAACACGCCATAACAGGGCGATTTATTGA
- a CDS encoding extradiol dioxygenase, which translates to MSTISGVHLIIESENPDADAAFFRDTMALKHVDAGNGFLIFRLPPAEAAFHPVDSSSDDKSRNGIFLMCNDLKKEMANLRSKGTKCSKPINARWGTVAKIQLPSGIEIGLYQPKHVRPE; encoded by the coding sequence GTGTCAACCATAAGTGGCGTGCATTTGATCATTGAGAGCGAGAATCCAGATGCGGACGCAGCCTTTTTCCGAGATACAATGGCCTTAAAGCACGTTGACGCGGGAAATGGATTTCTTATCTTCAGACTGCCTCCTGCTGAAGCAGCATTCCATCCAGTTGATAGCAGCAGCGATGACAAATCACGAAACGGGATTTTCCTAATGTGTAATGACCTTAAGAAAGAAATGGCAAACCTACGAAGCAAGGGCACTAAATGCAGCAAGCCAATAAACGCACGATGGGGAACCGTTGCAAAGATTCAGCTGCCAAGCGGAATCGAGATCGGCCTCTATCAGCCCAAGCATGTCAGACCGGAATAA
- a CDS encoding PIN domain-containing protein, whose product MMNQFAQLISAERQTLVLLDTCTIINAYAGKPDAVALRSRIAKRKDIRIIVPRLLIREVAKVAGINQEQALALIESFSEMGQIDYIEENERLAREAKALSAKYPEYCHYPDNHYLVHCRNEGAVLVTYDSNLHRVADLEGVMVSTPRTFRK is encoded by the coding sequence ATGATGAACCAGTTCGCTCAGCTGATATCGGCCGAAAGACAGACCCTTGTACTCTTGGACACATGCACGATAATCAACGCCTATGCCGGCAAGCCTGACGCGGTTGCACTTCGGAGCAGGATAGCAAAACGCAAGGACATCAGGATTATCGTCCCCCGCCTCTTGATAAGAGAGGTGGCCAAGGTCGCCGGGATAAACCAGGAGCAGGCACTTGCCCTAATCGAGTCGTTTTCCGAAATGGGCCAGATTGATTACATTGAGGAAAATGAAAGACTTGCCCGTGAAGCAAAGGCGCTGTCGGCCAAGTACCCGGAGTACTGCCATTACCCTGACAACCACTACCTTGTCCACTGCAGGAATGAAGGAGCCGTTCTTGTAACATACGACAGCAACCTCCACCGGGTGGCAGACCTGGAAGGCGTGATGGTGTCGACTCCGCGGACTTTCCGGAAATAA
- the dinB gene encoding DNA polymerase IV, whose translation MASPADHRTIICVDLNAFYPSCEELRNPSLIGKAHAVIMTDQQKGSITKGVVSSCSYEARKYGVRSAMPLSKALALCPSLELLPVDIPYYSKVSEQVMAVLEGFADVLEEASIDEAYLDCTSRVKQDSLADYAAGIKKAVRDRCGLLCSVGVAPTKSAAKLASDYQKPDGLTIVSAEKLREFLSPMQVGGVAGIGPKTEAALHAVGIATLGQLAGADVQVLTERFGKNGLWMWKVANGTDDEPVVPRGDHVSISTETTLDLFTRDKKQLYAMLLELADEISNRATRYGYTYRTVGIKLMRSDFGIETRETTFSQARSDKAAIEQAIELLLDKFKLSHELPAIRKIGLKLSHLARKEAQTSERPETKEPAMQRTLLDYL comes from the coding sequence TTGGCCTCGCCTGCAGACCATAGGACTATAATCTGCGTTGACCTTAACGCGTTCTATCCCTCATGTGAGGAGCTCCGAAATCCTTCACTAATCGGAAAGGCCCATGCTGTGATAATGACTGACCAGCAAAAGGGGAGCATCACAAAAGGCGTCGTGTCTTCATGCTCGTATGAAGCACGCAAGTACGGCGTCAGGTCTGCAATGCCGCTATCAAAGGCACTTGCCCTGTGCCCGTCGCTTGAACTATTGCCTGTCGATATTCCGTACTACTCCAAAGTATCAGAGCAGGTAATGGCCGTCCTGGAAGGCTTTGCAGACGTTCTGGAAGAAGCAAGCATTGACGAGGCGTACCTGGATTGTACGTCCAGAGTAAAGCAGGACAGCCTGGCAGACTATGCGGCAGGCATCAAAAAAGCAGTCAGAGACAGGTGCGGCCTGCTGTGCTCGGTAGGCGTTGCACCGACCAAGTCTGCAGCCAAGCTGGCATCTGACTATCAAAAGCCGGATGGACTGACGATAGTCAGTGCCGAAAAACTGCGAGAGTTCCTCTCGCCCATGCAGGTCGGGGGCGTTGCCGGCATTGGCCCAAAGACAGAGGCTGCGCTTCACGCAGTGGGCATTGCAACGCTTGGCCAGCTGGCAGGCGCGGACGTGCAGGTGCTGACAGAGCGCTTTGGCAAAAACGGCCTCTGGATGTGGAAGGTCGCAAACGGGACGGACGACGAGCCGGTAGTGCCTAGAGGCGACCACGTGTCGATAAGCACAGAGACAACGCTTGATTTGTTTACAAGGGACAAAAAGCAGCTTTATGCCATGCTGCTCGAGCTGGCTGACGAGATATCCAACAGGGCAACCAGATACGGCTACACTTACAGGACCGTCGGGATAAAGCTGATGAGGTCGGACTTTGGCATAGAGACGCGCGAGACGACGTTTTCGCAGGCCCGCAGCGACAAGGCGGCTATCGAGCAGGCCATTGAACTTTTGCTGGACAAGTTCAAGCTGTCCCATGAACTGCCTGCGATAAGAAAGATTGGATTGAAGCTGAGTCATCTTGCCAGAAAGGAAGCGCAAACAAGCGAACGGCCAGAAACAAAAGAACCTGCGATGCAGAGGACGCTGCTGGATTATTTATGA
- the msrA gene encoding peptide-methionine (S)-S-oxide reductase MsrA — protein sequence MTTETATFASGCFWCTEAVFGRLQGVKSVLPGYSGGRVENPTYEQVCSGRTGHAEAAQIEFDPDVISYEKLLDVFWHTHDPTTLNRQGNDVGTQYRSAIFYHDERQREIAEKSKMELEKTGAYSDPVVTEIVPFKKFYVAEDYHKNYYDQNREAPYCAFVIDPKIRKLTKQYANQLKK from the coding sequence ATGACAACGGAAACAGCGACGTTTGCGAGCGGCTGCTTCTGGTGCACAGAGGCAGTGTTTGGCAGGCTGCAAGGCGTCAAGTCCGTGCTGCCGGGATATTCCGGCGGCCGAGTTGAAAACCCGACCTACGAGCAGGTTTGCTCCGGGCGCACAGGGCACGCCGAGGCAGCGCAGATTGAATTTGACCCTGACGTGATATCGTATGAGAAGCTGCTGGACGTATTCTGGCATACCCACGACCCGACTACCCTTAACCGGCAGGGAAACGACGTTGGCACCCAGTACAGGTCTGCTATATTTTACCACGACGAAAGGCAGAGAGAAATTGCAGAGAAGTCAAAAATGGAGCTTGAGAAAACCGGCGCGTACAGTGATCCGGTTGTGACTGAGATAGTGCCGTTCAAGAAATTCTACGTTGCAGAGGACTATCACAAGAACTATTACGACCAGAACAGAGAAGCGCCGTACTGCGCGTTTGTAATCGACCCAAAGATACGCAAGCTGACAAAGCAGTATGCGAATCAGTTAAAGAAGTAA
- a CDS encoding response regulator, translating into MKQDSAIDLAHILLVDDEPDIAMIMKRGLTKAGFDVTSFTDPLQALANFRQGVYDFLLLDVKMPQMDGLTLYDRIYQIDNKPKACFLTGFDALHDPDFAKKSIHHDSKCFLQKPVSMKDLVLTVKSKLGVN; encoded by the coding sequence ATGAAGCAGGATTCTGCGATAGACTTGGCACACATATTGCTTGTTGACGATGAGCCTGACATTGCTATGATAATGAAGAGGGGATTGACCAAAGCAGGATTTGATGTAACTTCATTTACCGATCCGCTTCAAGCGCTTGCCAATTTCAGGCAAGGGGTATACGATTTTCTATTGTTGGACGTAAAGATGCCGCAAATGGACGGTCTTACACTGTATGATCGGATTTACCAAATCGATAACAAGCCAAAGGCATGTTTTTTGACTGGGTTTGATGCCTTGCACGATCCGGATTTTGCAAAAAAATCCATTCATCATGACTCAAAATGCTTCTTGCAAAAGCCGGTGTCCATGAAAGACTTGGTGCTGACGGTTAAATCAAAGTTAGGAGTGAACTGA